The Acanthochromis polyacanthus isolate Apoly-LR-REF ecotype Palm Island chromosome 17, KAUST_Apoly_ChrSc, whole genome shotgun sequence genome has a window encoding:
- the fam222ba gene encoding protein FAM222B codes for MLACLPGPGDLPLQLLPHTQMNTGLQKWDTTQRMRSAPFPTPAELDAYAKKVANNPLSIKIFPNSVKVPQRNHVRRTVNGLDTSGQRYSPYPSSQASAKTGLLAIVKVPTVKGILKDFDGSRARLHPEVIMNPPTGPYQVASTSTLNHHPPLPNLPRPQQSLPLQPQDPPQTLQMPLPQQQAHTQSLRHPPPMAQHPQGPPRLQTLSQHPVLGHPQGPPPVMLQQQHLQQQPPPGLQGSRKLPDGDAPPNVTVSTSTIPLSMAAGLHQGRQADLSTIVHQINQFCQARAQGAGATSMCEGQIANPSPISRNLLISACSRVSMHSNPATPGFPPPNCIIGAQEKVTALVGAHPPPSVAAMNHLPSNHADLKQQHHLQQHLHPQQNQQQQQLQHNTQQQKMRSWNQHQLAHVPHIQNGGTHLCKQPSRDPTFHFKGMGYPAEVCVGQPYSLKPPVERPTPSPPVNNNGMPGPMAHYTNGHYFQSHIWNSSILPTPNSDSSGSQDVAMPFHSAGPGGCTTLDCGPPGAPHYRLGTSSSTSSSAQTNLMQTSDYLGGDFQTPYFRDQNLGLMGKMHRPPLSRVGPEVGDGRTALIQHPGYR; via the exons ATGCTGGCCTGTCTGCCAGGGCCAGGTGACCTCCCCCTCCAGCTTCTCCCCCACACGCAGATGAACACTGGACTTCAGAAAT GGGACACCACACAAAGGATGAGATCTGCTCCGTTTCCAACCCCTGCAGAATTGGACGCATATGCTAAGAAGGTTGCCAACAACCCCCTCTCCATCAAGATCTTCCCCAACAGTGTCAAGGTCCCCCAGCGAAACCACGTACGGCGTACAGTGAACGGGCTGGATACATCAGGCCAGCGCTACAGCCCCTACCCTTCGTCTCAGGCCAGTGCCAAGACAGGCCTCCTCGCCATCGTCAAGGTCCCCACAGTCAAGGGCATCCTCAAAGATTTTGACGGCAGCCGGGCTCGGTTGCACCCTGAAGTCATCATGAACCCTCCCACTGGACCCTATCAAGTGGCTTCAACCAGCACTTTAAACCACCACCCACCTCTGCCGAACCTCCCCCGGCCCCAGCAGAGCTTACCCCTTCAACCACAGGACCCACCTCAGACTCTGCAGATGccacttcctcagcagcaggcTCACACTCAGAGTCTCAGACACCCTCCCCCTATGGCCCAGCACCCTCAGGGCCCACCCAGACTCCAGACTCTGTCTCAGCACCCAGTCCTTGGCCACCCACAGGGGCCTCCTCCTGTCatgcttcagcagcagcaccttCAGCAGCAGCCACCACCTGGCCTGCAGGGGAGCAGAAAGCTGCCAGATGGCGACGCTCCGCCTAACGTTACCGTCTCTACCTCAACCATTCCACTCTCCATGGCTGCTGGGCTGCACCAGGGCCGCCAGGCTGATCTGAGCACCATCGTGCATCAGATCAACCAGTTCTGCCAAGCTCGGGCCCAAGGTGCAGGAGCCACCTCCATGTGCGAGGGCCAGATCGCCAACCCCAGCCCCATCAGTCGCAACCTGCTTATCAGCGCCTGCTCCCGGGTGTCCATGCACAGTAACCCTGCTACCCCTGGCTTCCCCCCACCCAACTGCATCATTGGCGCTCAAGAGAAAGTCACAGCCCTGGTGGGAGCCCACCCTCCACCCAGTGTGGCTGCTATGAACCACTTGCCTTCCAACCACGCTGATCTCAAGCAGCAGCAccacctgcagcagcatctGCACCCACAACaaaatcagcagcaacaacagctacaacacaacacacagcagcagaagatgCGCTCTTGGAATCAGCATCAGTTGGCTCATGTGCCCCACATTCAGAACGGTGGGACCCACCTCTGCAAGCAGCCTTCCAGGGACCCCACCTTCCATTTTAAGGGCATGGGCTACCCTGCAGAGGTGTGTGTGGGTCAGCCTTACTCACTGAAACCTCCCGTGGAGAGGCCCACCCCCTCCCCACCTGTCAACAACAACGGCATGCCCGGCCCCATGGCCCACTACACTAACGGTCACTACTTCCAGTCACACATTTGGAACAGCAGCATCCTTCCCACACCCAACAGTGACAGCTCCGGGTCTCAGGACGTAGCCATGCCATTCCACAGTGCAGGCCCAGGAGGGTGTACCACACTAGACTGTGGCCCCCCTGGGGCTCCCCATTACAGGCTAGGAACCAGctcctccacctcttcctccGCCCAGACTAATCTGATGCAAACGTCAGATTACTTGGGTGGGGACTTCCAGACGCCCTATTTCCGCGATCAGAATCTAGGGTTGATGGGCAAGATGCACAGGCCTCCTCTGAGCAGGGTAGGTCCAGAGGTTGGAGATGGCAGAACCGCTCTCATCCAGCACCCAGGGTACAGATAA